Genomic segment of Peribacillus frigoritolerans:
TCGACCAGTAAAACGTTCTCTTATCTTCTTGGACTGCCTGACGATTAGCTAGCCCAGGCAAAATCACCAATAAGGCCATAAGGCCACCGAGCCATAAAGCCATGGACAATAAATGAAGGAAATCCATCAAAACGGCCAGAACCTGATTAGGAACGGCTGCTGTATGTCCAGTTAAAGCCTTACAAATCATCAAGCAGGCAATTATGATGAAAGAAAGGTAAGGTAGTGATTTATTCAGGGTGTTCTCGAGCATGAAATAAATCACTAAAAATAGAAGCAGCAATATTAGAATTTCAATGATCCAGACCGATCCAAAGTTTGTAGCATTCAATACTTCTTTAATATAACTAACTTTAAATGCATCAGTCCAACCTACGCCAGCATCAATCGTAACTTTTAAAGGCAGACTGCAGAAGATGGAAAATGCTAAACCTGCATATGAAAGCCAAAGGTATAGACGAGTTCTTCTGCTAGCTTCAAAAAGTCGAGAATCCTTCATTAACGATAATCTGAAAAAAAGGATTCCGGTTAGGGCAGCGAAGCATATGTATTGAAGACTTTGCAGGATTACATTGATGGAATTCGGAAAACTTGCACTCACTTCGGAATTTTCTTGGTCTGAAAGACCAGCTGAATCTCCGAATTGAAAGGGTATTGTTCCTTCGATGGGATGGCCATCACTCGAAACCACTCTCCATTTAATGTAGTAAATCCCTTCATCGATAGTGTCCTGCCACTTAGCTTCCAGTACTTTTTCACTTTGTTCCGAGATTGCACTGTCTTGGATTTGAATTTTGTCCCCATCTTGGCTGAATACCTCAAGCGAATGGAAGGCTGGTTGTATATTCTCACTGAATTGAATGCTGATTTTTTCAGGAAGAGCATCCATTGCTTCATTCGGGCTAGGATTAGAGCTTATTATTGTAGCATGACCAAAAGCCATTGCCGGGTTTAAAAGCAAAACGAACAGGCTGACTACCAGCCAAAAATATTTTTTCATCTTGGTGTGCCATCATCCTTTCATCAAATTATGTAAGCTTATTATAAAAGGAAAATGTGAAAAAACAGTGAAAATAAATTAGTTATCTAAAGGCAGTTTAAGAGGTTCGCTAGAAAAGTGATAACAATAAGGTTAGATGAC
This window contains:
- a CDS encoding copper resistance protein CopC, coding for MKKYFWLVVSLFVLLLNPAMAFGHATIISSNPSPNEAMDALPEKISIQFSENIQPAFHSLEVFSQDGDKIQIQDSAISEQSEKVLEAKWQDTIDEGIYYIKWRVVSSDGHPIEGTIPFQFGDSAGLSDQENSEVSASFPNSINVILQSLQYICFAALTGILFFRLSLMKDSRLFEASRRTRLYLWLSYAGLAFSIFCSLPLKVTIDAGVGWTDAFKVSYIKEVLNATNFGSVWIIEILILLLLFLVIYFMLENTLNKSLPYLSFIIIACLMICKALTGHTAAVPNQVLAVLMDFLHLLSMALWLGGLMALLVILPGLANRQAVQEDKRTFYWSIISRFSKWSFLFVIILIVSGIYSSLQHIPTIHSLFNTTYGQLLLAKIGLMLVMIVLGGLHFLRGRKQTKKLGYSVGIEFGLGIVILVVAALLTNVQTAMSSPGPIEKKLLTEENNEVTLMVTPNEVGDNLIQVNLSNEGKPIADIEQLTITMQPLDTQNGEIKLQMKEKNTGTFTSKSLLTMPGKWSIHVHGLTESLDSINADFIIFIGNS